The Diabrotica undecimpunctata isolate CICGRU chromosome 3, icDiaUnde3, whole genome shotgun sequence genome includes the window CATGAAAGGACTTTATCTACGAGTATATTCAGAGGTATTTTATTGAAACtaagtatttaattaatttatttttaaagttctGAAATTTTACAGTTTATTAGAGCTTTAATCATTTTTAAGTAACGAGATAATAAAATAGCAATTCTAAAACCAAATGTTCCTAATTTCTTTTCCAAAAGTTATCTAATTGGCTTGGTTAGCTAATTTTCGTTCGGAATCACCTACAATTAGGTACAGCTTAGTTCGAGTAGACCTAGTTTTGCATGTGCACCCCTATTTGTTTAAGGACCTTTTAGAACGTCTTTAATTTTAAGCTATACCTATCTCTATATCAATAAATTCGGATTACAACGAAAAATCGGGCATTCCTTGGTTACTTCAACCAAAAATTCTTAATCAGGGGCAAAATTATTAGGGGGCACCTAATTATTACCTATTAGCGACAATTTTAGAATTAATCAAACACCAAAGATTGTAATAAGCAAACAAGATATGCCAAGGAATACAAAACATACAACAAAAATAATTCTATACAATAACAAGTACGGGTCGAAAGGAAAAAATGGGAAAAATAGTATAAATTAAAGAACATTTGATGCTGTCTTTATTTGTCTTTATGAGAGTTAATCTGCTTCATGGAATAGAGATGtaattttttcatatttctaTGTCGATTAATCTTTTATAGATTTCCACAATAAGTGAATGTCTACATGATGTGTACTGTTTAATCCCAGGTAACTGCCACTGAGATAGCAGTATGTTCTAATTTTCTATATTTGTCTTCTTTTCCTGctcagaatatttttaaaaaccgtaTTCTAATCATTTGTTGGTTTTCCatgcattttaatttttttttctagaatgtATTAAAAGCTGGaataaccatttttttatatacttttggtGACTGTAAATAAAAATCAAGACTTGAGTCAAATGTAGAAGAAGAgaaaatgtgaataaaaataaaacagacaagAAATAAAACCGATCATAATATTGAGTAAAATGGAATTTCAGTATGAAGAAAACTAGAAAATTAAACTCAAGACTATAAACACATTCATATAATGGTAACCAGTAAAGGTTAAACCAGGTAAAAAAAATTAGGTACCAACATAAAAGATTTTTCTTTTAACACGTTGGGTGCTACTATGCACACAAATAAAAAGGTCCCATAGTTAGGTTATACTTTTTTACCATAAATGGTAAGACCAGAGTGACTTCGTGGCGGCCCTACGATCCCATAAAAGTGCGAGACCACTTTGGTCTCACTTGGCACAAAATCTGTTAAAAAACGAATGAAAATACCAAATACCCGATTTTTCGTTAtcctattaatattatttaacattCTAGGacctaagaaataaaaatacttaaggAATATGAAGAATTGACAATTTGTATTGTTTGTACTAAATAgttgatttaaaattttcaaattatacataatatattaaaaagagTGATGGAATAGATTTAGGTTTGAAAGGGTACCTACACGTATAACACAATTATTTTTCTGTTCAAATAGACTGGACCTTTAGTATATTTACATTTACAGGAAACGCTCCGACTAGGCAAAATACAACggttattaattaaaatattctacAAGTATCTACAAATTATCTGCTCAAAAAAAAGTTCGGCAATTCATTTTCGCCGATATTTTCgccaagaaaataaaattttgaaaaaatgcgtCATAACTTAAATGGAGATTTTTGCAGATTAGGCcgtattattagttttatttttgacaataattGACGTACACATTGCTAAGGTAATAAGAATATTCAATTCTATCTATAAGATAGTTATTTaacttgtttttaatattatttgggaAAACGTCACGTATATTGTAAAACTCTTTATTTCATCGTATGGCACAAGATATGCTTCTGAGAGAGAGAGCTCTGATCTCCCTCAGCAAACCTCTCCATTCATTGTAGTCTGTAACCATTCTTCTACACGATAGGCTGTCAAGGAGGTTTCTGGCGTCTTGATCTACATCATCCTCCCATTGCTTTCTCGATCTCCCAATAGCTCTCttcccctgcattcttgcattcaacagttttttgTAAACCTGTTTTCTTCCATCCTAAATACACGGCCTGCCCATTGAAGATGCTGTAGGCGGATATCCTCAGATAGAGGTGgttctttatattatatatttactaattGTATCTGATTCGCCACCAGTACCTTTCTTTCAAAGATGTCCATGCGGTTTATAGATTTTTGAGTTAATATCGAAGTTTTATATGTACAGCTCACTATCGGTTGGATTATTGTATTAACTATGCCGAATTTTTCTGCAGTTTGATTGTCTTTTCAACCTCTTCTATCGTTATTGGTTTAATTGACACTTTATTAATGTTGTATAAATCGGAAGCCACTGTTCACCTAAGTCGCAGTGTAGGATTTTAATAGAATGTATGTTAAAACTGAGATGCAAACATAAACTGCTTTCATCTAATTTAACTTTCTCGTCTTACCTCCTTCTCCTCAACTAAAGTTGATAAATAGTTTTTCTTATTGATTCAGACAAAACTCTTTTTGTCTACGGTACTTGGTCGTAAGGCGTTTGTACCAAATACTGTCTTTTTATTAAACTTCGCCAAGATGTTCTGTTTCTTCTTAGGCTGCCTCTCTTTATCGAAAGCCTCCTTGTAGTCAATTAGGCAATGCAAAAACATCatagctgacatctctacatttctgaaacaatccTGCGAGCTAAATAAAGCTTCcatcgtaccaacggcgttcacaagtCCAAACTGTTTCACGAACTTTTACCCCTggtttttgggcaatggtacgaactccgatttgagccactctactagTATtgttcctgccttgtatatttcataaatatttcagttattatttttatttgttctgtgtgtgtaaaatttccttgggtgtagcttaaaccaggtgttcattattactaattgatttgcttcTGCCAAACTCTCAAATGTATCTCCCGATCGTTCTGGTTTCCTAGTCCAGATGGTCCAACTGCAGATAATGttttgctggccccaactttggcgttgaagtcACCCATGACAATTGTTAGGTCTTGGTTTTTCAACGTTTTCACGACTTGATTAATGCTATGGTACAGttcttctacctcttcttctgtTTCTTCTGTGGTAGATGCTTACACTTAAATTATATTGATGTCGATTGGTCTTTCTTTCAGTTGTATAAGCATCACTCTTGCTGAGATTGGGATGAAGCTGTCAACAGCTTTTACCActtcttttgtcaatataatgCCGAAACCTAATTCATGTCTGCCGTTATCTGTTCCAGAATAGTAAACGCGGAGTTCCCCGATATTTGCGGTTCCTGAACCTGGCCAAAGCATTTCTCGTATTCTcagaatatttaatttcatgtgtgCCATTTCTTGTATTGCATTATGGATTTTACCTTCCCGTGCCATGGTTTTCacgttccatgtgcctattctgatATCTGCTTTccattttaatctttttgttATACTTGTAACTGCTCCTCCCGGAGATCCGATTGAGGTGCTTACTCCGGAATTGAATTTCGCTGCAAGCCTAGCCATTTGATTCTACTAGGACTTATCCAATCTGGATCTTTAATGAGGTGTTTTTCCCAATCCCAAGGTGTCCCAATCTTTCATCCTTATCTCTAGGCCATTGAACGCTTCCACGATTCTTTAGCCTTTGAAGCCAAAGGTCCCAGTTTCCCAACTCCAGGACAAAGGGATGCCCTACCGTTTACTAGCTCCTCCACC containing:
- the LOC140436115 gene encoding uncharacterized protein — protein: MARLAAKFNSGVSTSIGSPGGAVTSITKRLKWKADIRIGTWNVKTMAREGKIHNAIQEMAHMKLNILRIREMLWPGSGTANIGELRVYYSGTDNGRHELGFGIILTKEVVKAVDSFIPISARVMLIQLKERPIDINII